Within Pseudomonas alloputida, the genomic segment GCCAAGCCCGAGCAGCAGCGGCAGCGCCAGGCCAATGCGCGTTACCCACGGCCAGCCCCAACGTTTGAGTTGCGTCCATATTTGATTCATCGAGGCTCCTGATCCTTGTCTTGAACTGCCAACACTGGGGATGCCGCGTACTGCTGAAGCCGCTCAAACACCTCGGGCTCCCACGCACTGGCGGTGGTTTGCTGCATGGTTCGGGCAACGTTGGCGCACAGGTCCTGGGCCAGCCAGGACACACCCCGCGCGGCCAGCAGATCAGCTGCAATCACGGTGGTGTGGCAGCGCTCACGGGGAGCACGAACGCCGGCTTGCAGCCCTTGCAGCCGAAGGAGCAGCGGCTCTATGCCACCGGTTTCCAGCTGGCTGACAAGCTCCTCGCGCAGGCCGCTGAACTCCTGGGGGGTTGCACCTTGGCCAGACGGCCCTTGGGTGCCCTTGAGCCAGGCCAGGCACTGGTCGTCGACAAATACCATGCCGTCGCTGAAGCACAGCTGCTGCAGCGAGGGCATGCGCTGTACAAACCGGGCGGTGGCACAACGGATGGCTTCGGCCACCTCGCACATCGCCAGCTGTGTGGCGACGGTCGCAGCCAGAAAGCTGCCACGAATCCAGAAGGGGCAAGCCGTCAGGCTCTTTTCAATACGCTGCAGCAAGGCGGGGTCAACCGCCTTACTGGCAATGGCCTCTTCATAGAACCGCGTGATATCCAGCGGCACCGCCATCAATTCCGTACGGTTGCCCTGCCTGACTTGGGGAGCAACCTGAATGTGCGCCCACAAACCGAAACGCCGTAACTGGTAGCCGGTAGCGTCGTAAGGGTCCTGCTGGTTGATGAGCTCGGCCATGGACAGCACGGCCCGGCGTGTCTCACGCTCATTGCCCATCGACATGCGTGACACGGGTGTGGCGATGACATCGGCCAACGGTGCAGGCTTCTCGGTTGCAGCCGGCGCTTTGGGCACAGCAGCCTCGCCAACACCGTTGGCAAGTTCCGAGTACTTGCCTAGCAGGCGCTCAAGCTCGCCCAGTGCTGCCGTGTCCAGCTGTACTGTTTCCTGTTGTTGCAGGCGTTTCAAGGCAGCCTGCGCTGCCGCTGCGTGGGTCGGGGTGTAGGTAAAACGATCAAGACGCGGGAGCGCCTCGGCCAAGCGATCGATCACCAGGGCAACCAGCTTGCGCTTGCCCAGGAAGCCTTTCGGCCCCGGCTTGGGATGAGCGGCTTCCCAATAGCACTCGAGCATGCCGGCCAGCAACGCCAAGGTGCATCCCCACTGCTCCCAGCAGCCGCTACGCAACCATGCGGCACTCAGGTGCGCAACGATTCGCAAGTGCTTGCATTGCTGGCTCAGGTACTGACGGGACGCGTCTTCGATGTAGACCCAGTCGATCGAGGCTTCCTGCAGCCCACCCAGCTTGACCATCTCCTGATCAATGGCCTGATAGGTTTCGTCCTCGACATCGAACAGGCCAGCCGGAACTGCCGGATCAATCGGCGCGAGCAACCGAGTGACCTCTTCCCCGGATACCTGCGCTACCACCGACATGTGCTTCGCGCCCGGCTGATCAAGGGGGCCAGGCCTTGCGCATCGAAGGTCAGCCCGTCGACCTCGCCGTGATCACTCACAACCTCGATACGCTGGGCACCGATCAGCTTCCTGATCTGCTCGATGGCGGGCAGGCCCCGCCCGGCATCGAGCACTTGGCCGTTCTCCATCACTTGCCAGGGCGTCTCACGGGTAGACCAGCCCTCCCCGCTCAGGCGTACCTTGACCCAGCTTGCCTCGATCGGACGCCTGGCAATCAGCTGTAGCCGGGAGATGGCCTGTATGCAACTGATTGCCATGTAGGCACGTTCATCACCCGATGCGATGGCGGGCGCCGAAATCACAAGCGCTGGCGCGCCTGCCCCGTCCTGGGTCTGACTCCCGATGCGAAACGTCAGGTCATCCGGTGCCCGTTCAGCTTCATTTGCCATCACACGCAACACCGTGGGGGCCTGCTGCTCCGGTGCAGACCACTGCCGTTTTGGCGTGTACGCCGGGGTGCCAGCAGCCTGATCGAAACAGGCCAGTCGCTCGACGTTGGAAACAATCCGGGGACAGTCCCGCGTGGAGCCTGCCAGCACCGGCTGCAGACAAAACAGCAACGAGAGACCGGCGCCATATACACTGCGGTTAATCATCCTGAATTTACTCTCTGAATAGTACAAATGGCCTATATGGCGCAAAGAACTTTCCTACAAATAGATAGCAATACCCATGCGCCCGCGCGACCAATTAAAACAACTCCAGCAGAAGCCTATTACACAGTACCGAATGCACACAAACAAATATTTCTTTACATCTTAATGCTCGACCAAAGACCACTCTTGCGTGCATGGTTTTTATAGAAATTGGACAAATAATCCAACCCACTGAACATATGTAGGAATCTTCCTACAAGACCGAGACAATAATAAACACAACTAGCACCTGAACATCCTACAGCCCAACAGGGAGTTGCGTACCGATGTCTAAAAATACGGGATCCGTTGCGCCGAAAGAACGCGTCAATATCAAGTATGTCCCCGCTACCAGCGATGAGCAGGCTGAGGTGGAGCTGCCGCACAAGATGCTGGTGCTGGGCGACTTCGGCCTGGATGACAGCCGTGCGCTTGAGGACCGTCAGGTCATGCGCATCGATAAACATACATTCAACAGCGTGTTGAACGACGCCAATGTGAGCCTGGACGTGACGGTACCGTCCAGGCTCGGCACCGCCCCGGATACCGAGCTGGCCGTCCACCTGCAGTTCAGGTCCATCAACGATTTCGGGCCGGACCGGATCGCGCGCCAGGTGCCCGAGCTGAACAAGCTGCTGGCGCTGCGCGAAGCACTGGTCGCCCTGAAAGGCCCGCTGGGCAACGTCCCGGCCTTCCGCAAGCAATTGCAGCACCTGCTTAACAACGAGCAGGCGCGTAAGCAGCTCGCCCAAGAACTGGACCTGGTGCTCGAGGCGCCAGAAAAAGATTGAGACAACGGAGCGTCCCCATGCCCAAGCCAAGCAGCACCGCCATCACCACAGACGCAACGGCCGACACATTGAGCAATACCACCCTGCTCGACCAGATCATGGCAGAAACCAAACTGGTACCTGCCCAGGAGGGCTACCAGATTGCCAGGCAGGGCGTATCTGCCTTCATCACCGAAATCCTCAAGAGCAATGATCCAGATCAGCTGATCAACAAGCACCGAGCCGACCAGATGATTGCCGAGATCGACCGAATGCTCGGCAAACAGATGGATGCCATTCTGCATCAGCCTGAGTTCCAGCAGCTTGAATCATCATGGCGCAGCCTGAAACTTCTGGTCGACCGCACGGACTTCAGGGAGAACATCAAGCTTGAAATCTTGCATGTCAGTAAAGAGGACCTGCTCGACGACTTCGAAAATGCTGCTGACGTTACCTGCAGCGGTATCTACAAGCATGTTTACACCGCGGGTTATGGCCAATTCGGGGGAGAGCCGGTTGCGGCCATGGTAGGCAACTACAACTTCGGCCCCTCTTCCCCTGACATCAAGTTGCTAAGTTACATGGCCTCCGTTGGCGCCATGTCCCATGCCCCTTTTCTTGCTGCACCTGCCCCCGAATTCTTCAATTTGAACAGCTTCGAGGAGCTGCCTAACCTCAAGGAAATAAAAGACCTCTTCGCCGGCCCTCGGCATGCCAAGTGGCGCGCTTTTCGTGAAAGCGAAGACGCCCGCCACGTCGCCCTGACCGGGCCGCGCTTCATGCTTCGCTCCGCTTACCACCCGCAGGAACAACCGATCGAGAGCTTCAACTACAACGAAGACATCGCCGGGCAGCACGACAACTACCTGTGGGGCAATTCTGCTTTTCTGTTAGCCAGTTGCATCAACGACAGCTTCGCCCGCTACCGCTGGTGCCCGAACATCATCGGCCCCCAATCCGGCGGTGCTGTCGAAGACTTGCCGGTCCATCTGTACGAATCCCTGGGCCAGTTGCAGGCCAAGATTCCTACCGAGGTGCTGATATCCGACCGCAAGGAATTCGAACTGGCCGAAGAGGGCTTCATCGCCCTGACCATGCGTAAAGACAGCGACAACGCCGCGTTCTTCTCCGCCAACTCGGTACAAAAGCCCAAGCACTTCCCGAAAACCCCTGAGGGGCTTCAGGCACAGACCAACTACAAGCTGGGTACCCAGTTGCCCTACCTGTTCATCGTCAACCGGCTCGCCCACTACATCAAGGTGCTGCAGCGCGAGCAGATCGGCAGTTGGAAAGAGCGCCGTGACCTTGAGTCCGAGCTGAACAAATGGATCAAGCAGTACGTCGCCGACCAGGAGAACCCGTCTGCCGACGTTCGCAGCCGCCGGCCGCTGCGTGCCGCCCGTATTGAGGTCTCGGATGTTGCGGGTGACCCGGGCTGGTACCAGGTTTCGCTCGCCGTACGCCCGCACTTCAAGTACATGGGCGCGAACTTCGAGATTTCCCTGGTCGGGCGGCTCGATACGCAATGAGTGGTCTTTTTGATCGCCTGATGGTGGACCAGTGCACCCGCCGAGAGGCCTCCCGACGGGAGAGCGCTTCCCACAAGTTCGCCGCCATCAAGCGCCACCTCGAAACGCTGCTGAATGCCCGCCAGGGGTGCTCCCAGAGCAGCCCTGAGCTGGGCCTGCGCGACTTCAATGGGCATGACGTGAGCAACGGCGACTTGCTTGTGCAGGTGAGCGCGGATATCCGCCGCACCCTCCAGCGCTTCGAGCCGCGCATACAGGTACGCACGCTCAACGCAGTGCCCGATACCCATGCCCCGCTGGAGCTGCATTTCAGGCTGGATTGCCTGGTACAGGTCAACAACCACGCAGAACAGCTGCAACTCGAGCTGCTGGTCGATGGGCACAACCGCTACACGCGCGTGAGGTGACCGATGTCTCTGAGAGACCGTTTCAGTGAAGAACTGCGTTACCTGCACGAACTGGGGAACGACTTTGCCAAGGACAACCCACAACTCGCGCGGTTGCTTGGCAAAGGTGCCAGCGACCCCGATGTCGAACGCCTGATGGAAGCCTTTGCGTTCCTGACCGCCAAGCTACGGCTGAAGCTGGAAGACGACTTGCCAGAGCTGACCCATCCCATGCTGCAGTTGCTGTGGCCGAACTACCTGCGGCCGCTGCCCAGCGCGACGATCATCAAGTTCAGCCCGGTGAGACAATCCCTCAGCCAGTCACAGCGCATCCCAAAGGGGTCGCGGCTGTTCTCGAAACCGGTAGACGGCGTGGCCTGCGAGTTCCGCACCTGTACAGCGGTCAACATTCATCCGTTCGAGATCGACACGGTCGCAGCCACCCAGACATCCGACAGTTCTGTGATCTGCATCGGCCTGCAATCACTGGTCGAGCGGCCGTTGAACAGCCTGGGCTGTACCAGCCTCGACTTTTACCTCAGCGGCGATGCCCGAACCGCTCGCACGCTTTACCTGTGGGTTTCTCAATACCTCAAGCATGTCAGCGTGACCATCAACGGCGAGGTTCGTCGGCTGCCGGCAAACAGCATCGCTTTCCCAGGGTTCAGCCCCAACGACGCCTTGCTGCCTTACCCACAGAACGTCTTTGATGGCTATCGCATCCTGCAGGAGTACTTCGCGTTCCCTCAACGCTTCCACTTTTTCAGCGTTACCGGCCTGGAAAAAATCTGGCCAGCTCATGACAGCCAGCAGGTAAACCTCGAATTTCACTTCACGCGCCAGCTACCCGACTCGCTGCGTGTCGGCAAAGCAGATTTCAACCTGTTCTGCGCACCTGCGGTCAACCTGTTCCAGCACAGCGCCGAGCCCATCGACCTGTCCGGCAAGGACGCCATGGTTCCACTGAAGCCCAAGGGCACAGCGCCGCACGGCTACGAAATCTTCAGTGTCGACCAGGTGATCAGCACCCGAACGACGACTGACGGTAACACCGGTGAGCACCTTCGGACCTTCCGTCCCTTCGAGTCCTTCGCCCATGAAATCGAGCACGTCCAGGGGCGCACGGCGCTGTATTACCGCTGCCAGCTGGAAGAGTGCCTGCACGGCAATGGCGTCATGCATCGAATCGCCTTCGTCCGCGCCGACGCCAACAGCTACATAGGCGAGCTGGAAACCGCGTCCATCGACCTCACCTGCACCAATCGGGACCTCCCGCTGGCGCTGGGCATTGATGACATCAACATTCTGACCGAACTTACGCCGCCTCTGGCCACCTACACCAATCTCTGTACACCCACCCGCCCCTGTCGCCCGGTGCTGGACGGCCAGTTGCAGTGGGCATTGATCTCCAACATGTCGCTCAACTACCTGTCCTTGCTCTCGGTAGAGCCGCTGAAAGCGGTGATCCGCGCCTACGACTTCATGGCCCTGCACGACATCCAGCAGGCACGCACCACCCGTAAACGCCTGGAAGGTATGCGCGACATTCATACGCAGCCCATGGATTGGCTGATCAAGGGGCAACCCATTCGCGGCCTGCACACCCGGCTGAAACTGGACCAGACCGCCTTCCTCTGCGAAGGCGACTTGTACCTGTTCAGCTGTGTGCTCGCTCATTTCTTCGCCCTGTACGCCAGCATCAATTCCTTCCACCAGCTGGAAGTGATCAACACCACCAATAACGAGCATTACACATGGCCAATACAGACCGGCAAGCAACCGCTGATCTAGCCGACAAGTTGCTCTGCGAAGCGCACCAGTACAACTTCTTCCAGTTGCTGGAGCGGTTGCACGGGCTGCATGGCGATGACCTGGAACCCCGTTGGCCGGACAAGGCCACCCGGCGGCGCGTGCGCCTGGCCTGCGACCCACGGCTGACCTTCCCTGTTTCGGACGTGTACAAAGCCCAGCGGATGCCCGCTGAGGAAGCGCGCTACCGCATCATTGCCACATTCCTGGGGTTGCACGGCACCGATTCGCCATTGCCCACCTATTACCTGGAACAGGTGGCGTATGAACATGCGCATGGCATCGGTGTACGGCCGGCCTTCTTCGACTTTTTCAACCATTACCTGCTCAGCCTGTTGCACCGTATCTGGCGCAAGTACCGCTATTACATCCGCTTCCAGCCAGGTGCCAGTGACGGGTTCTCGCAGTACGTGTTTGCCCTGCTGGGGCTTAACGACAAGCAGTTGCGAGGGGACACGGCGCTGCCCTGGAGCCGCCTGCTCAGTTTTGCCGGCGTGATCGCCAGCCGCAGCCGAGCGCCGGGCACTGTAGCCGGCATCATTGCGCACTGCTTCGACCTCAAGCAGGTGCACATCCGCGAGTTCGAGACGCGATCAGTCGTCACGCCGTCCAGGCAGCTTGCAAGCCTGGGGCGGACCAACGGCCAGCTGGGCAGCACGTTCATGATTGGCAGCCGCACGCGCACCCGCAGCAGCAAGTTCACCATCGTGATCAGCGAACTCGACCAGACGCAGCTGCGGGACTTGCTGCCCAGCGGCATCAACTTCGGCCGTTTGCGTGCACTGATCGACTTTCTGCTGCGTGACGGGCTGGCCTATGACCTGGAGCTGCGCCTCAAGCAGAGCGCGTTGTCACCCTTCTGCTTGCACCGCAGCCAGGGCGCATACCTGGGCTGGACCAGCTTCGTCGACGACCGGCATGGCCAGATCAGCCCGGTTGTACGCATCCGGGGGGCGCTCATGAACACAGTCACCTTGAGCATCACCAACCTCGACCAACTGCAGCACGGCGTTACTGCTCGGCACCTGTTCGATTGCAAGGGCGGCACCATCGGCAGTGGGCGAGCAAACTGGCAGATCAATGACCGCGATCAGACCGTTGCGCCCATCCACTGCGAAATCCGCTGGATCGAAGGCAGCTTCTGTGTGATCGACCACTGCCACCGTACCTACCTCAATGGCAGTGCCAACAGCCTGGGGCCGCTTCCACCCAGACGCCTGGTTGAGGGTGACCAGCTTCTCATTGGTACCTATCGGCTACAGGTTCAGTACTCCCAGGATCAGGCCTGCACGCGCTCGCTGGAGGACCTGTTCAACCCGGACCCGAGGGTGCTCGACCGCCTGATAGCGGAAGCGCCTGCACCCGCTTGGCCGGCACAGCCTTCTGCCCCCCAACCAGCCGTCGAGATCTGCTCGGTCTTCAAAGCAGCCATGGGGAATGACCCTCTGGCAGCGCTGGACGCGGCAGACGGTGAAGGGGCACTCCGAGAAAGCCCGCTGCAGCGCCTGATTGCCGGAGCATACCCATGAAACCTCATCCACTTCTGCTCGCCTCCCTGCTGCTTGCGCTGGTCGCGCCCACCGGCTGCACCTCTTTGAGCAGAATGAGCCAGGTGGCCATGGACCACTCGTTGCCCATCGGGCCGCCCAAGGATCACCCGACCGAGGTCGCATTCAGCATCAATGCCAGCCCTACCCTCAACGGCAATCCGGACAGCCTTGACGTCGCAGCCGATCAGGATCGCGCCCTGGAGCCCAGCCCCTACGCTGTGACCCTGAGTGCTGGCGACCCCTATGCGTTGACCGAAAAAATCGGGGTTCTGTTCGAATACCTACAAGCGCAATTCCCGGCCATGTCCCCCGTCGAGCTGGACGAAGGAGACGAAAGCGACCCGGCTCGCTCGCCCCTGGAAGAAAGCGGCCCCGGCAGCTACGACGACCCTCAGGTGGCGTTGACCTTGCCGCACACCACAAGCGTTGCCTCAGCGCTGGTCGCCACGCCCATTGCCATCACGATCCTGCAACTGCGCGACGACTCACTGCTGCGCAACACCGTGTACCAGCTACTGGAGCAGGACCCGGCCAAGGCGCTGCGCAGTACCTATATCCGTAGTGACGACTACCTGCTGCGCCCTGGCCAATTCAAGTACATCCCGTTCGAACCCATCCACGCCGAAACCCGCTTCGTCGCGGTGATCGCCGACTACCGAGGCCATGAAAACGCCAGTTGGCGGCAAGTACTGCGCATTCCGCCGCGTGGCCGCCAGATCATGCTGTCGGTGTTGGTCAACGACACGCACATCGTGCTCAAGGAAGAAGACTGATGGCGCCTCAACACCCTTTGCCCTTCCTGCTTACTCACGCTGACACGGAGCGCCCATGAGTTCACGCAATCCCGTTCTCTGGCCCGAAGGCCTGTTCGTCAAACCACAGCATTTCCAACAGGCGGCCAGGGCCAGCGAAGCAGCCCTGCACCAGCGCCTCGCCAGCCTCAATGCAGCCTTTTACGGCTTCAGCGAACTTCAGTTGAACGACGAATACCTGAGCCTGGGCAAAGTCGCCATCACCCGGGCGCGAGGTGTGATGCCGGACGGCACGGTGTTCGACATTCCCGCCGACCTGCCGCCACCGCCGCCGCTGGAAATCGGCGACGACGCGTGCCAAGACAGTGAGGTGTATCTGTGCCTGCCGCTGCGTACCGATGGCGGCCGCGAAGTGAGCTGGCCCGACAATGCAGCCAATTTCCGCTATACCGCTCAGGTACAGGAAATCAAGGATACCCACTCCGCTGACGGTGACCTGGTGCAGGTAGACCTTGCGGTGCCCAACCTGCAGCTCAAACGCAAGACCGAAGACAGCAGCGCCTACACCCGCCTGGCCCTGGCACGTATTCTGGAACGGCGCCCCGACGGCAGCCTGCAACTGGACGAAGCGTTCTACCCCACCAGCGTTTCGGTGCGGGCGGTGCCAGCGCTGCAGCGGTTTCTAGAGGAAATCACCCATACCTTGCGCGAGCGGGCGCGCGGCCTTGCCACGCGGATTGGTGCCTCGGGCCAGTCCGGGATCGCCGACATTCGCGACTTCAACCTGCTGCAGGCCATGAACCGTTGGTGGCC encodes:
- the tssA gene encoding type VI secretion system protein TssA is translated as MSVVAQVSGEEVTRLLAPIDPAVPAGLFDVEDETYQAIDQEMVKLGGLQEASIDWVYIEDASRQYLSQQCKHLRIVAHLSAAWLRSGCWEQWGCTLALLAGMLECYWEAAHPKPGPKGFLGKRKLVALVIDRLAEALPRLDRFTYTPTHAAAAQAALKRLQQQETVQLDTAALGELERLLGKYSELANGVGEAAVPKAPAATEKPAPLADVIATPVSRMSMGNERETRRAVLSMAELINQQDPYDATGYQLRRFGLWAHIQVAPQVRQGNRTELMAVPLDITRFYEEAIASKAVDPALLQRIEKSLTACPFWIRGSFLAATVATQLAMCEVAEAIRCATARFVQRMPSLQQLCFSDGMVFVDDQCLAWLKGTQGPSGQGATPQEFSGLREELVSQLETGGIEPLLLRLQGLQAGVRAPRERCHTTVIAADLLAARGVSWLAQDLCANVARTMQQTTASAWEPEVFERLQQYAASPVLAVQDKDQEPR
- the vasI gene encoding type VI secretion system-associated protein VasI, whose amino-acid sequence is MINRSVYGAGLSLLFCLQPVLAGSTRDCPRIVSNVERLACFDQAAGTPAYTPKRQWSAPEQQAPTVLRVMANEAERAPDDLTFRIGSQTQDGAGAPALVISAPAIASGDERAYMAISCIQAISRLQLIARRPIEASWVKVRLSGEGWSTRETPWQVMENGQVLDAGRGLPAIEQIRKLIGAQRIEVVSDHGEVDGLTFDAQGLAPLISRARSTCRW
- the tssB gene encoding type VI secretion system contractile sheath small subunit, giving the protein MSKNTGSVAPKERVNIKYVPATSDEQAEVELPHKMLVLGDFGLDDSRALEDRQVMRIDKHTFNSVLNDANVSLDVTVPSRLGTAPDTELAVHLQFRSINDFGPDRIARQVPELNKLLALREALVALKGPLGNVPAFRKQLQHLLNNEQARKQLAQELDLVLEAPEKD
- the tssC gene encoding type VI secretion system contractile sheath large subunit; protein product: MPKPSSTAITTDATADTLSNTTLLDQIMAETKLVPAQEGYQIARQGVSAFITEILKSNDPDQLINKHRADQMIAEIDRMLGKQMDAILHQPEFQQLESSWRSLKLLVDRTDFRENIKLEILHVSKEDLLDDFENAADVTCSGIYKHVYTAGYGQFGGEPVAAMVGNYNFGPSSPDIKLLSYMASVGAMSHAPFLAAPAPEFFNLNSFEELPNLKEIKDLFAGPRHAKWRAFRESEDARHVALTGPRFMLRSAYHPQEQPIESFNYNEDIAGQHDNYLWGNSAFLLASCINDSFARYRWCPNIIGPQSGGAVEDLPVHLYESLGQLQAKIPTEVLISDRKEFELAEEGFIALTMRKDSDNAAFFSANSVQKPKHFPKTPEGLQAQTNYKLGTQLPYLFIVNRLAHYIKVLQREQIGSWKERRDLESELNKWIKQYVADQENPSADVRSRRPLRAARIEVSDVAGDPGWYQVSLAVRPHFKYMGANFEISLVGRLDTQ
- the tssE gene encoding type VI secretion system baseplate subunit TssE, whose product is MSGLFDRLMVDQCTRREASRRESASHKFAAIKRHLETLLNARQGCSQSSPELGLRDFNGHDVSNGDLLVQVSADIRRTLQRFEPRIQVRTLNAVPDTHAPLELHFRLDCLVQVNNHAEQLQLELLVDGHNRYTRVR
- the tssF gene encoding type VI secretion system baseplate subunit TssF — encoded protein: MSLRDRFSEELRYLHELGNDFAKDNPQLARLLGKGASDPDVERLMEAFAFLTAKLRLKLEDDLPELTHPMLQLLWPNYLRPLPSATIIKFSPVRQSLSQSQRIPKGSRLFSKPVDGVACEFRTCTAVNIHPFEIDTVAATQTSDSSVICIGLQSLVERPLNSLGCTSLDFYLSGDARTARTLYLWVSQYLKHVSVTINGEVRRLPANSIAFPGFSPNDALLPYPQNVFDGYRILQEYFAFPQRFHFFSVTGLEKIWPAHDSQQVNLEFHFTRQLPDSLRVGKADFNLFCAPAVNLFQHSAEPIDLSGKDAMVPLKPKGTAPHGYEIFSVDQVISTRTTTDGNTGEHLRTFRPFESFAHEIEHVQGRTALYYRCQLEECLHGNGVMHRIAFVRADANSYIGELETASIDLTCTNRDLPLALGIDDINILTELTPPLATYTNLCTPTRPCRPVLDGQLQWALISNMSLNYLSLLSVEPLKAVIRAYDFMALHDIQQARTTRKRLEGMRDIHTQPMDWLIKGQPIRGLHTRLKLDQTAFLCEGDLYLFSCVLAHFFALYASINSFHQLEVINTTNNEHYTWPIQTGKQPLI
- a CDS encoding FHA domain-containing protein, whose protein sequence is MNTVTLSITNLDQLQHGVTARHLFDCKGGTIGSGRANWQINDRDQTVAPIHCEIRWIEGSFCVIDHCHRTYLNGSANSLGPLPPRRLVEGDQLLIGTYRLQVQYSQDQACTRSLEDLFNPDPRVLDRLIAEAPAPAWPAQPSAPQPAVEICSVFKAAMGNDPLAALDAADGEGALRESPLQRLIAGAYP
- the tssJ gene encoding type VI secretion system lipoprotein TssJ, with product MKPHPLLLASLLLALVAPTGCTSLSRMSQVAMDHSLPIGPPKDHPTEVAFSINASPTLNGNPDSLDVAADQDRALEPSPYAVTLSAGDPYALTEKIGVLFEYLQAQFPAMSPVELDEGDESDPARSPLEESGPGSYDDPQVALTLPHTTSVASALVATPIAITILQLRDDSLLRNTVYQLLEQDPAKALRSTYIRSDDYLLRPGQFKYIPFEPIHAETRFVAVIADYRGHENASWRQVLRIPPRGRQIMLSVLVNDTHIVLKEED
- the tssK gene encoding type VI secretion system baseplate subunit TssK, which encodes MSSRNPVLWPEGLFVKPQHFQQAARASEAALHQRLASLNAAFYGFSELQLNDEYLSLGKVAITRARGVMPDGTVFDIPADLPPPPPLEIGDDACQDSEVYLCLPLRTDGGREVSWPDNAANFRYTAQVQEIKDTHSADGDLVQVDLAVPNLQLKRKTEDSSAYTRLALARILERRPDGSLQLDEAFYPTSVSVRAVPALQRFLEEITHTLRERARGLATRIGASGQSGIADIRDFNLLQAMNRWWPCFQHLARQAQTHPEQLYLCMSQACGEFVTFTDQNRLPQEYPAYHHTALRTSFKPLEDTLRRSLSTVLRPRAVSLPLESEQFGVMTTTLEDRRLIDEADFILAVRASMPPQALRQMFIQKAKITSLESLNDLVPLQLPGIPLLPLPVAPRDLPFHAGFSYFELDRRDPAWACMSKANGFGIHIAGDFPGLELQFWAIRSE